From a region of the Streptacidiphilus albus JL83 genome:
- a CDS encoding aldehyde dehydrogenase family protein, with the protein MTSTHAFWLAGRQEHGTESFEVRHPWDDSLVGTVSVPTEAQVEAAVAAAVAVQDEFAATPAYVRAAALDHVAKRLTERTEELARLITAENGKPIKWARGEIGRAASVFRWAAEEARRFNSGEGQRLDTDAGGTGRLAITRRFPKGVVLGIAPFNFPLNLVAHKVAPAIAVGAPIILKPAPATPISALVLGEILAETDLPAGSWSVLTVSNDRMPALVQDKRLPVISFTGSDIVGYQILDSVPRKHVTLELGGNAAAVVLADWSSEADLEWAATRIATFANYQGGQSCISVQRVLADAAVYDRLVEKVVAKVGAQVTGNPADETVDVGPLVNEAAAKRVESWVDEAVAAGAQLHTGGKREGATYAPTVLSDVPAGVRLATEEVFGPVLTLTRVEGVDAAFAAVNDSKFGLQAGVFTHDVQTAFRAHRELEVGGVIIGDAPSYRADQMPYGGVKDSGVGREGVAFAMADYTYERVMVLTGLAL; encoded by the coding sequence GTGACCAGCACCCACGCATTCTGGCTGGCCGGTCGGCAGGAGCACGGCACGGAGTCCTTCGAGGTCCGGCACCCCTGGGACGACAGCCTGGTCGGCACGGTCAGCGTGCCGACCGAGGCCCAGGTGGAGGCGGCCGTCGCCGCCGCCGTCGCGGTGCAGGACGAGTTCGCCGCCACCCCCGCGTACGTCCGCGCCGCCGCGCTGGACCATGTCGCCAAGCGGCTGACCGAGCGGACCGAGGAGCTCGCCCGGCTGATCACCGCCGAGAACGGCAAGCCGATCAAGTGGGCGCGCGGCGAGATCGGCCGGGCCGCCTCGGTGTTCCGCTGGGCGGCGGAGGAGGCCCGTCGCTTCAACAGCGGTGAGGGCCAGCGGCTGGACACCGACGCCGGCGGCACCGGGCGGCTGGCGATCACCCGCCGCTTCCCCAAGGGCGTCGTGCTCGGCATCGCGCCGTTCAACTTCCCGCTGAACCTGGTCGCGCACAAGGTCGCCCCGGCGATCGCGGTCGGCGCGCCGATCATCCTGAAGCCGGCCCCGGCGACCCCGATCTCGGCGCTGGTGCTGGGCGAGATCCTGGCCGAGACCGACCTGCCGGCCGGGTCCTGGAGCGTGCTGACGGTCTCCAACGACCGGATGCCGGCCCTGGTCCAGGACAAGCGGCTGCCGGTGATCTCCTTCACCGGTTCCGACATCGTCGGCTACCAGATCCTCGACTCGGTGCCGCGCAAGCACGTCACCCTGGAGCTGGGCGGCAACGCCGCCGCCGTCGTGCTGGCCGACTGGTCCAGCGAGGCGGACCTGGAGTGGGCCGCGACCCGGATCGCGACCTTCGCCAACTACCAGGGCGGCCAGTCCTGCATCTCGGTGCAGCGGGTGCTGGCCGACGCGGCGGTCTACGACCGGCTGGTCGAGAAGGTCGTCGCCAAGGTCGGCGCGCAGGTCACCGGCAACCCCGCGGACGAGACCGTGGACGTCGGCCCGCTGGTCAACGAGGCGGCGGCGAAGCGGGTCGAGTCCTGGGTGGACGAGGCCGTGGCGGCCGGCGCGCAGCTGCACACCGGCGGCAAGCGCGAGGGCGCGACCTACGCCCCGACCGTCCTGTCCGACGTCCCGGCCGGGGTCCGGCTGGCGACCGAGGAGGTCTTCGGCCCGGTGCTGACGCTGACCCGGGTCGAGGGCGTGGACGCGGCCTTCGCCGCCGTCAACGACTCCAAGTTCGGTCTGCAGGCGGGTGTGTTCACGCACGACGTGCAGACCGCGTTCCGCGCCCACCGGGAGCTGGAGGTCGGCGGTGTGATCATCGGCGACGCGCCCTCCTACCGGGCCGACCAGATGCCGTACGGCGGCGTCAAGGACTCCGGCGTGGGCCGCGAGGGCGTGGCCTTCGCGATGGCGGACTACACCTACGAGCGGGTCATGGTGCTGACCGGCCTGGCGCTCTGA
- a CDS encoding acyl-CoA dehydrogenase family protein produces MSVPTPSAAGHADPAAPRVTEREARRVAEEAREQDWRRPSFAKELFLGRFRLDLIHPHPLPEPESVRVGEEFLARLTEFCVTKIDGALVEREARIPDEVVRGLQELGVFGMKIDREYQGLGLSQLYYNRALALIGSVSPAIGALVSAHQSIGVPQPLKLFGTAEQKQRFLGRCARTDISAFLLTEPDVGSDPARLATAAVPTEDGSAYLLDGVKLWTTNGVVADLLVVMARVPKSAGHRGGISAFVVEADSPGITVEQRNAFMGLRGLENGVTRFHRVRVPAENLIGAEGAGLRIALTTLNTGRLSLPASCAGAGKWCLRIAREWSAAREQWGRPIAEHEAVAQKISFIAATTFALEAVLDLSSQMADEDRNDIRIEAALAKLYGSEMGWRIADELVQIRGGRGYETAASLAARGERAVPAEQVLRDMRINRIFEGSTEIMHLLIAREAVDAHLKVAGDLIEPEADLRRKGRAAARAGAFYAGWLPKLATGAGQLPTSYREFHPAGHADLSVQLRFVERGSRRLARSTFYAMSRWQGRMESKQGFLGRIVDIGAELFAMSAVCVRAEMLRTGEGADPEQGRAAYELADLFCRQSRIRVDELFARLWTNTDDLDRRAARRVVEGRYTWLEAGVLDPSGEGPWIADSTPGPSAHDSVRRPIG; encoded by the coding sequence ATGTCCGTCCCCACGCCTTCTGCCGCCGGCCATGCCGACCCTGCCGCCCCCAGGGTCACCGAGCGCGAGGCCCGCCGGGTCGCGGAGGAGGCCCGGGAGCAGGACTGGCGCCGGCCCAGCTTCGCCAAGGAGCTGTTCCTCGGCCGGTTCCGGCTGGACCTGATCCATCCGCACCCGCTGCCGGAGCCGGAGTCGGTGCGCGTGGGGGAGGAGTTCCTGGCGCGGTTGACCGAGTTCTGCGTGACGAAGATCGACGGCGCGCTGGTCGAGCGCGAGGCGCGGATCCCGGACGAGGTGGTGCGCGGCCTCCAGGAGCTCGGGGTCTTCGGGATGAAGATCGACCGCGAGTACCAGGGGCTCGGGCTGAGCCAGCTGTACTACAACCGGGCGCTGGCGCTGATCGGCAGCGTCAGCCCGGCGATCGGCGCGCTGGTGTCGGCGCACCAGTCGATCGGCGTCCCCCAGCCGTTGAAGCTGTTCGGGACGGCGGAGCAGAAGCAGCGCTTCCTCGGACGCTGCGCCCGGACCGACATCAGCGCCTTCCTGCTGACCGAGCCGGACGTCGGCAGCGACCCGGCCCGGCTGGCCACCGCCGCCGTGCCGACCGAGGACGGCTCCGCCTACCTGCTGGACGGCGTCAAGCTGTGGACCACCAACGGGGTGGTGGCCGACCTGCTGGTGGTGATGGCCCGGGTGCCGAAGTCGGCCGGGCACCGGGGCGGGATCAGCGCCTTCGTGGTGGAGGCGGACTCGCCGGGGATCACCGTCGAGCAGCGCAACGCCTTCATGGGGCTGCGCGGTCTGGAGAACGGCGTCACCCGGTTCCACCGGGTGCGGGTGCCGGCCGAGAACCTGATCGGCGCCGAGGGCGCGGGCCTGCGGATCGCGCTGACCACCCTGAACACCGGTCGGCTGTCGCTGCCGGCGAGCTGCGCGGGGGCCGGCAAGTGGTGCCTGCGGATCGCCCGCGAGTGGTCGGCGGCCCGCGAGCAGTGGGGGCGGCCGATCGCCGAGCACGAGGCGGTGGCGCAGAAGATCTCCTTCATCGCGGCCACCACCTTCGCGCTGGAGGCGGTGCTCGACCTGTCCAGCCAGATGGCCGACGAGGACCGCAACGACATCCGGATCGAGGCGGCCCTCGCCAAGCTCTACGGCTCGGAGATGGGCTGGCGGATCGCGGACGAGCTGGTGCAGATCCGCGGCGGCCGCGGCTACGAGACGGCGGCCTCGCTGGCGGCGCGCGGCGAGCGGGCGGTCCCGGCCGAGCAGGTGCTGCGGGACATGCGGATCAACCGGATCTTCGAGGGCTCCACCGAGATCATGCACCTGCTGATCGCCCGGGAGGCCGTGGACGCCCACCTCAAGGTCGCCGGGGACCTGATCGAGCCGGAGGCCGACCTGCGGCGCAAGGGCCGGGCGGCGGCCAGGGCCGGCGCCTTCTACGCCGGCTGGCTGCCCAAGCTGGCCACCGGTGCCGGACAACTGCCGACCTCCTACCGGGAGTTCCACCCGGCCGGGCACGCCGACCTGTCCGTGCAGCTGCGCTTCGTCGAGCGCGGTTCGCGGCGGCTGGCCCGCTCCACCTTCTACGCGATGTCCCGCTGGCAGGGCCGGATGGAGAGCAAGCAGGGATTCCTGGGGCGGATCGTCGACATCGGCGCGGAGCTGTTCGCGATGAGCGCGGTCTGCGTCCGCGCCGAGATGCTGCGGACCGGGGAGGGCGCCGACCCGGAGCAGGGCCGGGCCGCCTACGAGCTGGCCGACCTGTTCTGCCGTCAGTCCAGGATCCGGGTGGACGAGTTGTTCGCTCGGCTCTGGACCAACACCGACGACCTGGACCGCCGGGCGGCCCGGCGGGTGGTCGAGGGCCGCTACACCTGGCTGGAGGCGGGGGTGCTGGACCCCTCCGGCGAGGGCCCGTGGATCGCCGACTCGACGCCGGGCCCCTCCGCGCACGACAGCGTGCGCCGGCCGATCGGCTGA
- a CDS encoding alpha/beta fold hydrolase produces MSAPRRTPRTRTLPGLAVAVATVALGAVACSSGGGHPTSATSSRPSTQATAVTAATAASAVVPGSAPSGPGAFLGPVRRIPVDGIRIGYRQFGSGPDLVMVMGDTGTMSDWTVDLLSRLGRHYRVTIFDNRGVGYTSDDTSVPDTVPLMADDTVGLIKALGLQHPALLGWSMGGEIGLTVAALHPGAISALVSTGGDLGGSQAVNTPPAVAEELNSPRTTGPQMLDLLFPADATAARTAYIQQLGLLPPEKVGDETLLRQYQAGQAYESFEGTWDGLPDSTVPMLITNGSLDEITPPGNASIIARRAAHAELVMFPDAGHAMLVQDSGRFVSLVTRFTEASGIG; encoded by the coding sequence ATGTCCGCACCGCGCCGCACGCCGCGTACCCGCACCCTGCCCGGGCTGGCCGTGGCCGTCGCCACGGTGGCCCTCGGAGCGGTCGCCTGTTCGTCCGGCGGCGGGCACCCGACCAGCGCCACGAGCAGCAGGCCGAGCACACAGGCCACGGCAGTGACCGCTGCCACGGCGGCGTCGGCCGTCGTCCCGGGCTCCGCCCCGAGCGGGCCGGGCGCGTTCCTCGGGCCGGTGCGCCGGATCCCGGTCGACGGCATCAGGATCGGCTACCGCCAGTTCGGTTCCGGCCCGGACCTCGTCATGGTCATGGGTGACACCGGCACCATGAGCGACTGGACCGTCGACCTGCTGAGCCGGCTCGGCCGGCACTACCGCGTCACGATCTTCGACAACCGCGGCGTCGGCTACACGAGCGACGACACCTCGGTCCCGGACACCGTTCCGCTCATGGCGGACGACACCGTCGGTCTGATCAAGGCGCTGGGTCTGCAGCACCCCGCGCTGCTCGGCTGGTCGATGGGCGGCGAGATCGGTCTGACCGTCGCCGCGCTCCACCCGGGTGCGATCAGCGCGCTCGTCAGCACCGGCGGCGACCTCGGCGGCAGCCAGGCCGTCAACACGCCGCCCGCCGTGGCCGAGGAGCTCAACAGCCCCAGGACCACGGGGCCGCAGATGCTGGACCTGCTCTTCCCGGCCGACGCCACCGCCGCGCGGACCGCGTACATCCAGCAGCTCGGTCTGCTCCCGCCGGAGAAGGTCGGCGACGAGACGCTGCTGCGTCAGTACCAGGCCGGACAGGCCTACGAGTCCTTCGAGGGCACCTGGGACGGGCTGCCCGACAGCACCGTCCCGATGCTGATCACCAACGGCTCCCTCGACGAGATCACCCCGCCCGGAAACGCGAGCATCATCGCTCGGCGGGCCGCCCACGCCGAGCTGGTCATGTTCCCTGACGCCGGCCACGCGATGCTCGTCCAGGACTCCGGCCGGTTCGTCTCCCTGGTGACTCGGTTCACCGAGGCGTCAGGCATCGGATAG
- a CDS encoding DUF1453 family protein, producing MTTTDWFIDIALLLIVLRQLREERLTTRTILLPLGMITWAAGNYLSNIPTAGNDVLLAVVFAATGIAFGLAGGLLTRVRHADGHVLIKASRSAAALWIISMGFRLGFAVWSTHPSGAAHLTGFSAAHNITSGQAWVVALLLMAVGEVVVRLGTIIIRGQLLQARVDRNANEPAHLPGAYV from the coding sequence ATGACAACGACCGACTGGTTCATCGACATCGCGCTCCTCCTCATCGTCCTTCGCCAGCTGCGCGAGGAGCGGCTCACCACCCGCACCATCCTGCTCCCGCTCGGCATGATCACCTGGGCCGCCGGCAACTACCTGAGCAACATCCCGACCGCCGGCAACGACGTGCTGCTGGCCGTGGTCTTCGCGGCCACCGGGATCGCCTTCGGCCTCGCCGGCGGTCTGCTCACCCGCGTCCGGCACGCCGACGGGCACGTGCTGATCAAGGCCTCCCGCAGCGCGGCCGCGCTCTGGATCATCAGCATGGGCTTCCGCCTGGGCTTCGCGGTGTGGTCCACCCATCCCTCCGGCGCCGCGCACCTGACCGGCTTCTCCGCCGCGCACAACATCACCAGCGGCCAGGCCTGGGTCGTCGCCCTGCTCCTGATGGCGGTCGGCGAGGTGGTCGTCCGCCTGGGCACCATCATCATCCGCGGCCAGCTGCTGCAGGCACGGGTCGACCGCAACGCGAACGAGCCGGCCCACCTCCCGGGCGCCTACGTCTGA
- a CDS encoding response regulator → MTIRVLVADDQAVVRDGVVLLLTSAEDIEVVGQAGDGNEAVRLAVAERPDVALVDLRMPGLDGAQVTAEVLAAGVGTRVLILTTFADDDAVMPALRAGALGYLTKDATGEAVLAAVRDVAAGRTVLDPAVQRRLVQLVVTAPEAPAAVPAPSSATLPAEAEGLTRREVDVVRLLAKGLNNRQVAHELVVSQATVKTHLNHVLAKLALDDRGALIAWAWRFGLVDNTEQ, encoded by the coding sequence GTGACGATTCGGGTACTGGTCGCGGACGACCAGGCGGTGGTGCGGGACGGGGTGGTGCTGCTGCTGACCTCGGCGGAGGACATCGAGGTAGTCGGGCAGGCCGGCGACGGGAACGAGGCGGTGCGGCTCGCCGTGGCGGAGCGGCCCGACGTCGCCCTCGTCGACCTGCGGATGCCCGGGCTCGACGGCGCGCAGGTGACGGCCGAGGTACTGGCAGCGGGCGTGGGGACACGGGTGCTGATCCTGACGACGTTCGCCGACGACGACGCGGTGATGCCCGCGCTGCGGGCCGGCGCACTCGGCTACCTGACCAAGGACGCGACCGGCGAGGCGGTGCTGGCCGCGGTCCGGGACGTGGCGGCCGGTCGGACCGTCCTCGACCCGGCCGTGCAGCGGCGGCTCGTGCAGCTCGTCGTGACGGCGCCCGAGGCGCCCGCCGCCGTGCCCGCGCCCTCGTCGGCGACGCTGCCCGCCGAGGCCGAGGGGCTGACCAGGCGGGAGGTCGACGTCGTCCGGCTGCTGGCGAAGGGGCTGAACAACCGACAGGTGGCGCACGAGCTGGTCGTCAGCCAGGCGACGGTGAAGACGCACCTCAACCACGTCCTGGCCAAGCTGGCGCTGGACGACCGCGGCGCGCTGATCGCCTGGGCCTGGCGCTTCGGCCTGGTCGACAACACCGAGCAGTAG
- a CDS encoding sensor histidine kinase, whose amino-acid sequence MVSMWSDPIRSAADPGRPRIFERGDVIGAGALIACMVVSVIAADGTALKVVVAVLGLCAELGMVLSGRALPTPLTWFGVALTIGTGFAVMALVPNGLGEVPVLAAAAVLPMCIPAGPVRNACIALLAVGFGVAVMLIFDSMAGLLSAVGVWLLADRSIEHAALQAERDRAVALLAEVEASRAARQEAAALEERRRIAHELHDVLAHSLAGLSMQLQAIRAIARRDAAPATLTEPLDRAAELARDGVQEARAAVSALRSVPLRGVADIDGLTRGFPGEARLRVSGRAGRLTPEAGHAVYRAVQEAMTNAARYATGSVIDVLLAWEGSEMRAVVRDRGLPAGRGPSGVQGSGTGLRAMAERIEAVGGSLTAGPAPEGAGWRTALRVPVVEDAGAAAGGTDTGGTTADGKADA is encoded by the coding sequence ATGGTGAGCATGTGGTCCGACCCGATCCGGTCCGCGGCCGATCCCGGCCGCCCCCGGATCTTCGAGCGCGGTGACGTGATCGGCGCGGGCGCGCTGATCGCCTGCATGGTGGTCTCGGTGATCGCGGCCGACGGGACGGCGCTGAAGGTCGTCGTCGCCGTGCTCGGGCTCTGCGCGGAGCTGGGCATGGTGCTCAGCGGCCGGGCCCTGCCGACGCCGCTGACCTGGTTCGGCGTCGCGCTGACCATCGGGACCGGCTTCGCCGTCATGGCTCTCGTGCCCAACGGGCTCGGCGAGGTTCCGGTGCTGGCCGCCGCCGCCGTGCTGCCGATGTGCATCCCGGCCGGGCCGGTGCGCAACGCCTGCATCGCGCTGCTGGCGGTCGGCTTCGGCGTCGCGGTCATGCTGATCTTCGACAGCATGGCCGGCCTGCTGTCGGCCGTCGGCGTGTGGCTGCTCGCCGACCGTTCGATCGAGCACGCCGCGCTCCAGGCCGAACGGGACCGCGCGGTCGCGCTGCTGGCCGAAGTGGAGGCGTCCCGCGCAGCCCGGCAGGAGGCGGCGGCCCTTGAGGAGCGGAGGCGGATCGCCCACGAGCTGCACGACGTGCTGGCGCACAGCCTCGCCGGTCTGTCCATGCAGCTGCAGGCGATCAGGGCGATCGCACGGCGTGACGCTGCTCCGGCGACGCTGACCGAGCCGCTGGACCGCGCCGCCGAGCTCGCGCGCGACGGAGTGCAGGAGGCCCGCGCGGCGGTGAGTGCGCTGCGTTCCGTGCCACTCCGGGGCGTGGCCGATATCGATGGCCTGACCAGGGGTTTTCCGGGCGAGGCGCGGCTGCGCGTCAGCGGCCGGGCCGGTCGGCTCACACCCGAGGCCGGGCACGCGGTGTACCGGGCGGTGCAGGAGGCCATGACGAACGCGGCGCGGTACGCGACCGGTAGTGTCATCGACGTGCTCCTGGCATGGGAGGGCTCCGAGATGCGCGCCGTGGTGCGGGACCGCGGGCTGCCGGCCGGTCGCGGCCCGTCGGGGGTACAGGGCAGCGGCACGGGGCTGCGCGCCATGGCCGAGCGGATCGAGGCCGTCGGCGGCTCGTTGACCGCCGGACCTGCGCCCGAGGGAGCGGGCTGGCGGACCGCGCTCCGGGTGCCGGTCGTGGAGGACGCCGGGGCCGCGGCGGGCGGCACTGACACCGGCGGCACTACGGCAGACGGGAAGGCAGACGCGTGA